A stretch of Thermococcus sp. DNA encodes these proteins:
- a CDS encoding AbrB/MazE/SpoVT family DNA-binding domain-containing protein, producing MIPLVSIRLKVGPKGQIVIPKVFRETYGIKEGGEVIVEPTEKGLVLRGPVKAEDVLRKIRERRRKMNPKRKPEPGELKGISLEDEFDEAWGIEE from the coding sequence GTGATACCTTTGGTTAGTATCCGTCTGAAAGTTGGGCCCAAGGGTCAGATAGTAATCCCCAAGGTATTCAGAGAGACCTACGGCATAAAGGAGGGCGGTGAGGTCATAGTGGAGCCGACGGAGAAAGGCTTAGTGCTACGTGGTCCTGTAAAGGCAGAGGATGTTCTCAGGAAAATCAGAGAGAGACGAAGGAAGATGAACCCAAAAAGAAAACCGGAACCTGGTGAGCTCAAGGGAATAAGCCTTGAAGACGAGTTTGACGAGGCCTGGGGGATCGAGGAATGA